A region from the uncultured Macellibacteroides sp. genome encodes:
- a CDS encoding DUF3943 domain-containing protein, whose product MKKWFIIILLLSVFIQELRSQQLLRSDLPDYKEDSICFLPKRPWVAATEIWGLNMLVWMGNRYIANQPYAYIDFTTIKDNFKTAPVWDTDLFSTNMIAHPYQGGLYYNAARSSGYNVWQSAAFNVAGNFMWEYFMENEYPSINDMFTTTFAGVELGEISFRLSDLFIDDRSTGSERIGREVLVSLVSPMRGFNRLISGDSWKRRSFKGRSVRSVPVVFGANLGPRFFTEQNNLNKGSMSMQLNFYVDYGDALSEEGFLLYDWFKLRAGFDFFSYEPLLNYVNVIGALWGKPIWNRGGQTISMGVFQHFDYYDSQLSSKSVVNVRPYHTSEVAAFGLGILYGNPAVKFDKVDFYANFYLTGIALGTSVSDYMKVGERDYNMGSGYSLKFSSKLTYNKHWSISINFENYHIYSWKGYSPDLDLDAVDPRTFNYQGDKSNSCLSVLSTNFVYNSSHKWNIALSNSRFLRKTNYKYEPDIGYSTFDLMLSLGIQL is encoded by the coding sequence ATGAAGAAATGGTTCATAATCATTCTGTTGCTGAGCGTTTTTATTCAGGAATTAAGATCACAGCAGCTTTTAAGGTCAGATTTGCCTGACTATAAGGAAGACTCGATCTGCTTTCTGCCGAAAAGACCATGGGTGGCGGCTACAGAAATCTGGGGATTGAATATGCTTGTATGGATGGGAAATCGTTACATCGCCAATCAACCCTATGCTTATATTGATTTTACTACGATCAAAGATAATTTTAAAACTGCGCCTGTTTGGGATACCGATTTGTTTTCGACAAATATGATTGCTCATCCTTACCAAGGGGGGCTTTATTATAACGCTGCCAGAAGTAGCGGTTATAATGTGTGGCAATCGGCAGCGTTTAATGTTGCAGGGAATTTTATGTGGGAATATTTTATGGAAAACGAATATCCTTCCATAAATGATATGTTTACAACTACGTTTGCCGGCGTTGAATTGGGTGAAATAAGCTTTCGTCTTTCCGATTTATTTATCGACGACCGTTCCACTGGCTCCGAGAGGATTGGAAGAGAGGTTCTTGTCTCCCTGGTTTCACCCATGCGCGGATTTAACCGTCTTATTTCTGGTGATTCATGGAAACGACGTTCGTTTAAAGGTCGGTCTGTCCGATCTGTTCCTGTTGTTTTTGGGGCCAATCTGGGCCCCCGCTTTTTTACTGAACAGAATAATCTAAATAAGGGAAGCATGAGCATGCAATTGAATTTTTATGTAGATTACGGTGATGCTTTAAGTGAAGAAGGGTTTTTACTGTACGATTGGTTTAAGCTAAGGGCAGGTTTTGACTTTTTTTCTTACGAACCTTTGCTGAACTATGTGAATGTGATTGGTGCTTTATGGGGGAAGCCGATTTGGAATAGGGGAGGTCAAACGATTTCAATGGGCGTGTTTCAACACTTTGATTATTACGATTCTCAATTATCTTCTAAAAGTGTAGTAAATGTTCGACCTTATCATACATCCGAAGTAGCCGCTTTTGGATTAGGAATCTTATACGGCAACCCTGCGGTTAAATTTGATAAAGTAGATTTTTATGCCAATTTCTATTTGACTGGTATAGCGCTGGGAACCAGTGTCTCTGATTATATGAAAGTTGGAGAGCGTGATTATAATATGGGAAGCGGATATAGTCTGAAGTTCTCTTCGAAATTAACTTACAATAAACATTGGTCAATATCGATAAATTTTGAAAATTATCATATCTATTCATGGAAAGGATACAGCCCTGATTTGGATCTGGACGCCGTAGATCCCAGAACTTTTAATTATCAGGGAGATAAAAGTAATTCCTGTTTATCTGTATTATCAACGAACTTTGTATATAATTCTTCTCATAAATGGAACATAGCTTTAAGTAACAGCAGGTTTTTACGTAAAACAAATTATAAATATGAACCAGATATTGGCTATTCAACTTTTGATTTGATGTTAAGTTTGGGAATTCAACTCTAA
- a CDS encoding alpha/beta hydrolase: protein MDKIKTNIEPKIARAEYIEVEPNVRLHVTDVGEGQVIVLIPGWPLSEEMYEYQYNDLINGGFRVIGITLRGFGKSDKPYGLYNYDIHALDIKRVLDQLDITSATLCGFSMGGAIAVRYVSLYGSMRVVKLVLAGAATPSWTQREDFPYNILKSDVDDLIALNNTDRPKLLSNFAKIFSATETTLNEGIGNWLTAINLSASSYATGKCLMALRDTDLRRDLQNIEIPTLIMHGKKDKICSFVLAEQTLKLIPNSQLVAFDKSGHSLFLEETKKFNAELIKFAKM, encoded by the coding sequence ATGGATAAGATAAAAACAAATATTGAACCCAAAATAGCAAGAGCTGAATATATAGAAGTGGAACCAAATGTACGACTTCATGTTACCGATGTCGGCGAAGGTCAGGTGATCGTGCTTATACCCGGTTGGCCTTTGAGCGAGGAGATGTATGAGTATCAGTACAATGATTTGATAAACGGAGGTTTTCGTGTTATAGGCATAACTTTGCGGGGATTCGGTAAATCTGATAAACCTTATGGTTTATACAATTACGATATACATGCGTTGGATATCAAACGGGTTTTAGATCAGTTGGACATAACATCTGCGACACTCTGCGGTTTTTCAATGGGGGGAGCCATTGCCGTTAGATATGTTTCATTATATGGTTCTATGCGGGTTGTAAAACTGGTATTGGCTGGGGCTGCTACACCGAGTTGGACACAACGCGAAGATTTCCCTTACAATATTCTCAAAAGCGACGTGGATGATTTAATAGCACTGAATAATACCGACCGACCTAAACTATTGTCCAATTTTGCAAAGATATTCTCGGCTACAGAAACGACCTTAAATGAAGGGATCGGCAATTGGTTGACAGCCATCAATCTAAGCGCATCGTCGTATGCTACTGGTAAATGTTTAATGGCTTTGCGGGATACCGATTTGCGACGCGACTTGCAAAATATAGAAATTCCAACGCTGATTATGCATGGAAAGAAAGACAAAATATGTTCTTTCGTTTTGGCAGAACAGACCTTGAAACTCATTCCGAATTCACAGCTTGTTGCTTTTGATAAAAGTGGTCATAGTCTGTTTTTAGAAGAAACAAAGAAGTTCAATGCAGAGTTAATTAAGTTTGCAAAAATGTAA
- a CDS encoding trimeric intracellular cation channel family protein: MIDFITLCDYSGTFAFAISGIRLASAKKFDWFGAYVIGLVTAVGGGTLRDILLNATPFWMEQTSYLTVSALALLFVIIFRKFVIRLTNTFFIFDAIGLGLFAVVGIVKTLEFGFPMWVAIVMGTITGSFGGMLRDILINEVPLIFRKDIYALACVLGGIIYYLCTFTGLSSPIIQFITAVSVFLTRIIAVKYHISVPVLKGEES, from the coding sequence ATGATAGATTTCATTACCCTTTGTGATTACTCAGGGACTTTCGCCTTTGCCATTAGCGGCATTCGCCTGGCTTCTGCCAAGAAATTTGACTGGTTTGGTGCCTACGTAATCGGTCTGGTTACGGCAGTGGGCGGTGGAACTTTACGCGATATTTTACTTAACGCAACACCTTTCTGGATGGAACAGACATCCTACCTTACAGTATCTGCACTAGCCCTCCTGTTTGTAATCATTTTTCGAAAATTTGTAATCAGACTAACCAACACATTTTTCATATTTGATGCTATTGGACTTGGTCTTTTTGCCGTTGTCGGCATAGTAAAAACACTTGAATTTGGGTTTCCTATGTGGGTTGCCATTGTAATGGGGACCATAACCGGATCTTTTGGGGGAATGTTACGTGATATTTTAATTAATGAAGTCCCTCTTATTTTCAGAAAAGATATTTACGCCCTTGCCTGCGTACTGGGAGGAATAATTTATTACCTCTGTACATTTACGGGATTATCGTCGCCGATAATTCAATTTATCACAGCAGTAAGTGTATTCCTTACCCGGATAATTGCCGTAAAATATCACATTAGTGTTCCAGTATTAAAAGGGGAAGAAAGTTAA
- a CDS encoding DUF3943 domain-containing protein — protein sequence MKKYPIILLLIVCFAQSAKCQQFPQMDSRKYISDTIRILPSQPWLAASEVFGVNMSIWGVDRYIAKAEFAYIDFNTIKNNFKKGPVWDTDMFSTNLVAHPYHGSLYFNAARSNGMNFWQSVPYNAAGSFMWEFFMENESPSINDLISTTFGGAEFGEITFRLSDLFIDDRTSGVERVGREILTGLISPIRGINRLITGDSWRYRSTKGRSFRSVPVNLILNLGPRFLAEQENSKNGTLGMHLSMQLNYGDPFNDDFYSPYEWFHLRAGVDVLSDQPFINQVNAIGALWGKTVWTKGNRALTAGVFQHLDYYDSQLSAGSKLEVAPYRISEAVALGGGLLYKQSADKNDVVDSYAEFYLNGIVLGASVSDYMKVDDRDYNMGSGYSLKFSSGLTYLKRWSFLLDLENYHIFTWKGYDTSVDWSTVDPETLNVQGDKSNARLTVFTTKLIYNSPKKWNLTLSNRYFTRRTNYAYYPDVQHSTYDIMLSLGVRI from the coding sequence ATGAAGAAATACCCTATAATTCTTTTATTGATAGTTTGTTTTGCCCAAAGTGCAAAATGTCAGCAGTTTCCTCAAATGGATTCGCGCAAATATATAAGTGATACGATTCGGATTTTACCCAGCCAGCCATGGCTGGCTGCGTCAGAAGTTTTTGGTGTGAATATGTCTATATGGGGTGTGGATCGTTATATCGCCAAGGCAGAATTTGCCTATATTGATTTCAATACCATTAAAAATAATTTTAAGAAAGGACCAGTCTGGGATACGGATATGTTTTCTACCAATCTGGTGGCGCATCCTTATCACGGCTCACTGTATTTCAATGCAGCCCGAAGTAATGGAATGAATTTCTGGCAGTCTGTACCCTACAATGCAGCCGGAAGTTTTATGTGGGAGTTCTTTATGGAAAATGAATCTCCTTCCATCAACGATTTAATTTCTACTACTTTTGGAGGAGCTGAATTTGGAGAGATAACATTTCGTCTTTCCGATCTATTTATAGATGATCGTACATCAGGCGTTGAACGTGTAGGACGTGAGATTTTAACGGGACTTATTTCTCCTATCAGAGGAATAAACCGACTTATTACAGGTGATTCGTGGAGATATCGTTCTACAAAAGGTCGTTCGTTTCGATCAGTTCCAGTCAATTTAATTCTTAATCTTGGCCCTCGTTTCCTTGCAGAACAAGAAAACTCTAAAAATGGAACTCTAGGAATGCATTTATCCATGCAGTTAAATTATGGAGACCCATTTAATGATGATTTTTATTCTCCCTATGAATGGTTTCATCTCCGGGCTGGCGTTGATGTATTATCAGATCAACCTTTTATTAATCAGGTGAACGCCATTGGGGCTTTGTGGGGGAAAACAGTCTGGACCAAAGGAAACAGAGCGCTTACTGCGGGGGTGTTTCAACATTTGGATTACTATGATTCGCAACTGTCTGCCGGAAGCAAATTGGAAGTAGCTCCATATAGAATATCTGAAGCGGTAGCTTTGGGTGGCGGATTGCTTTATAAGCAGTCGGCCGATAAAAACGATGTAGTGGATTCTTATGCAGAATTCTATCTAAACGGAATTGTTCTGGGGGCCAGTGTATCAGATTATATGAAGGTTGACGACCGGGATTATAACATGGGTAGCGGATACAGTTTAAAGTTTTCGTCAGGATTAACCTACCTAAAAAGATGGTCGTTTCTGCTGGATCTTGAAAATTACCATATTTTTACATGGAAGGGGTATGATACGTCTGTAGACTGGAGTACGGTTGATCCGGAAACATTAAACGTGCAAGGCGATAAAAGCAATGCACGTTTAACTGTATTTACAACAAAACTGATTTATAATTCTCCGAAAAAGTGGAACCTTACATTAAGTAACCGATACTTTACACGTAGAACGAATTACGCGTATTACCCGGATGTACAACATTCCACCTACGATATAATGTTAAGTCTGGGTGTCCGGATTTAA
- a CDS encoding alpha/beta fold hydrolase, which produces MRYFEKNINLFLNNLKVCYTDDGPADGPVIIFIHGFPLNKSMWNKQLTAIKQSYRVIAYDVRGHGGSESGNSPTFSIESFAYDLVYFMDALKIDKASVCGLSMGGYIALNVMENYSHRFESLVLCDTSCFPDTAEAIEKRMKTVESIKEKGIMEYADNSLKILFSPESQATKVAEIAAVKEMILTTSVQSLSKTLQALCDRKETSSLLPRIQIPVLILVGEEDTITPPAIAMYMHENIKNSDLHVIKHAGHLSNLENSDDFNKQLKTFFASVYKH; this is translated from the coding sequence ATGCGTTACTTCGAAAAAAATATAAACTTGTTTTTAAACAACCTAAAGGTTTGCTACACGGATGATGGACCAGCTGATGGCCCTGTTATCATATTTATTCATGGTTTTCCGCTTAATAAATCCATGTGGAACAAACAGCTTACAGCTATTAAGCAATCCTATCGTGTCATAGCTTATGATGTTCGTGGACATGGAGGATCTGAATCGGGTAACTCGCCCACATTCAGTATCGAGAGTTTTGCGTATGATCTTGTTTATTTTATGGATGCACTAAAAATTGACAAGGCATCGGTTTGTGGATTATCAATGGGCGGGTATATCGCTTTAAATGTTATGGAAAACTATTCGCACCGTTTTGAATCGCTTGTTTTATGTGATACCAGTTGCTTTCCAGATACAGCGGAAGCTATAGAAAAACGAATGAAAACTGTCGAAAGTATTAAGGAAAAAGGAATTATGGAGTATGCAGACAACAGTTTGAAAATTCTTTTTTCACCTGAATCGCAGGCAACTAAGGTTGCGGAAATAGCAGCTGTAAAAGAAATGATACTCACTACTTCTGTTCAATCACTTAGCAAGACATTACAGGCGTTGTGTGATCGTAAAGAAACAAGCAGCCTGTTGCCACGCATACAGATACCTGTACTTATATTGGTGGGCGAAGAGGATACAATCACGCCCCCTGCCATAGCAATGTATATGCACGAAAACATCAAGAATTCTGATTTGCACGTAATCAAACATGCCGGGCATTTAAGCAATCTAGAGAATTCGGATGACTTCAATAAACAACTGAAAACATTTTTTGCTTCGGTATATAAACATTAA
- a CDS encoding 30S ribosomal protein S16 has product MATKIRLQRHGRKGYAFYQIVVADSRAPRDGKFIERIGSYNPNTNPATIDLNFERALYWLQVGAQPTDTTRNILSTEGVCMKKHLLEGVKKGAFDVEACEVKFQAWLNSKNTSLQSAKQKDSEAAKAAAKARLEAEKEVNKAKAEALAQKKAELAAAAAAANAPAEAPVAEAPAESAE; this is encoded by the coding sequence ATGGCAACAAAGATCAGATTGCAAAGACACGGTCGTAAAGGTTATGCTTTTTACCAAATCGTAGTCGCAGACAGCAGGGCTCCACGTGATGGAAAGTTTATTGAAAGGATAGGTTCATATAATCCGAACACTAATCCTGCTACAATAGATTTGAATTTCGAAAGAGCCTTGTATTGGTTACAGGTAGGTGCCCAACCTACAGACACAACCCGTAATATCCTTTCAACAGAAGGAGTATGCATGAAAAAGCATTTATTGGAAGGTGTTAAGAAGGGTGCATTCGACGTAGAAGCATGCGAAGTAAAATTCCAGGCTTGGTTGAATAGCAAAAATACTTCATTACAATCTGCAAAACAGAAGGACAGCGAAGCAGCTAAAGCAGCAGCTAAAGCTCGTTTGGAAGCAGAAAAAGAAGTAAACAAGGCAAAAGCAGAAGCTTTAGCTCAGAAAAAAGCTGAACTAGCTGCCGCCGCAGCTGCAGCAAATGCTCCGGCAGAAGCTCCAGTAGCAGAAGCACCGGCAGAAAGCGCTGAATAA
- a CDS encoding ABC-F family ATP-binding cassette domain-containing protein: MISVDGLTVEFSGSTLFADISFVINEKDRIALMGKNGAGKSTLLKILAGVREPSRGKVSSPKDTVIAYLPQHLMTEDGRTVFEETAQTFSELHAMEAEIEAINKELETRTDYDSEAYYELIERVSVLSEKFYSIEETNYDADIEKTLLGLGFKREDFDRQTSDFSGGWRMRIELAKLLLKKPDVILLDEPTNHLDIESILWLEEFLINSAKAVVVISHDRAFVDHITTRTIEVTMGRIYDYKVNYSTYLTLRLERREQQQKAFDEQQKFIAETQEFIERFKGTYSKTLQVQSRVKMLEKLELLEVDEEDTSALRLKFPPSPRSGTYPVTIEGVTKKYGDKSVFENANLTIERGDKIAFVGKNGEGKSTLVKCIMKEIDYDGTLTLGHNVKIGYFAQNQASLLDENLTVFQTIDDVAMGDIRNKIRDLLGAFMFGGENSTKKVKVLSGGERTRLAMIKLLLEPVNLLILDEPTNHLDMKTKDILKSALKDFDGTLIVVSHDRDFLDGLVTKVYEFGNKKVKEHLEGIYEFLQHKKMDNLRELERTN, translated from the coding sequence ATGATTTCAGTAGACGGACTTACGGTAGAGTTTAGTGGTTCCACGCTTTTTGCAGATATATCCTTTGTAATTAATGAAAAAGACCGTATCGCCCTGATGGGAAAGAACGGAGCCGGCAAATCAACTTTGCTAAAAATTCTCGCCGGCGTAAGGGAACCTTCCCGGGGAAAGGTTTCATCACCTAAAGATACAGTAATAGCTTACCTTCCTCAACATTTGATGACAGAAGATGGCAGAACAGTTTTCGAAGAAACAGCTCAGACGTTCTCCGAACTTCATGCAATGGAAGCTGAAATAGAAGCTATTAACAAGGAGTTAGAAACAAGAACAGACTACGATTCCGAAGCTTATTATGAATTGATTGAGCGTGTATCTGTTCTTAGCGAGAAGTTCTACTCCATTGAAGAAACAAATTATGATGCGGACATAGAGAAAACGTTACTGGGATTGGGTTTCAAACGGGAAGATTTCGACCGTCAAACAAGCGACTTTAGCGGAGGATGGCGCATGCGTATCGAACTGGCAAAGCTTCTGCTAAAAAAACCAGACGTGATACTGTTGGATGAGCCTACAAATCATCTGGATATTGAATCTATTTTATGGCTGGAAGAATTCCTGATCAACAGTGCCAAAGCTGTGGTAGTAATTAGTCACGACCGCGCCTTTGTAGATCATATAACCACGCGCACCATCGAGGTAACAATGGGTAGAATTTACGATTATAAAGTAAACTACTCCACTTATCTCACTTTGCGTCTGGAACGACGCGAACAGCAACAAAAGGCATTCGACGAACAACAGAAATTCATAGCGGAAACGCAGGAATTCATTGAACGATTTAAAGGAACCTACTCCAAAACCCTTCAGGTTCAGTCCAGGGTTAAAATGCTTGAGAAATTAGAGTTGCTGGAAGTTGACGAAGAAGACACATCGGCTCTGCGTCTTAAGTTCCCTCCTTCTCCCCGTTCGGGAACATATCCGGTTACCATTGAAGGTGTAACTAAAAAATATGGAGATAAGAGCGTTTTTGAAAATGCGAATCTCACTATCGAACGAGGAGATAAAATTGCCTTTGTAGGAAAAAACGGAGAAGGAAAATCAACACTGGTAAAGTGTATAATGAAAGAAATCGATTATGACGGAACGCTTACACTGGGTCATAATGTAAAGATTGGTTACTTTGCACAAAACCAGGCCTCTTTATTGGACGAGAATCTTACGGTTTTCCAGACAATAGACGATGTAGCAATGGGTGATATCCGAAATAAGATCAGAGACTTACTAGGCGCCTTTATGTTTGGAGGCGAAAATTCGACGAAGAAAGTGAAGGTTCTCTCCGGAGGAGAACGAACCCGCCTGGCAATGATTAAGTTATTGCTTGAGCCGGTAAACCTTTTGATTCTGGATGAGCCCACCAATCACCTGGATATGAAAACAAAAGACATTTTAAAAAGTGCCTTAAAGGATTTCGACGGAACACTTATTGTCGTTTCGCACGACCGTGATTTTCTGGATGGACTTGTTACCAAAGTATATGAATTCGGCAACAAGAAAGTCAAAGAACACCTTGAAGGAATTTATGAATTTCTGCAACACAAGAAAATGGACAATCTGCGTGAATTGGAGCGAACGAATTAA
- the trxA gene encoding thioredoxin: protein MRKLTSLLFISFALLLVSCTLTAKPEQPEQGESNKTAAKGEVIVLDKATFLTKVYNFEKNQNEWVYEGDKPCVIDFYADWCGPCKKVAPILRDLAILYKNDIVVYKINVDNEKELAAAFDVQSIPTILFVPVKGKPQMAMGALPREEFVKQIDSYLLGK, encoded by the coding sequence ATGAGAAAGTTGACAAGTTTATTATTTATTTCTTTTGCATTGCTGCTGGTTAGCTGCACGTTGACTGCCAAACCGGAACAACCTGAACAAGGGGAAAGTAACAAAACTGCCGCTAAAGGTGAAGTTATCGTGCTGGATAAAGCCACCTTCCTTACCAAAGTATATAATTTCGAAAAGAATCAGAACGAATGGGTGTACGAAGGTGATAAGCCCTGTGTGATTGACTTTTATGCAGACTGGTGTGGTCCCTGCAAAAAGGTTGCTCCGATCTTGCGTGATCTGGCTATTCTGTATAAAAATGATATCGTTGTATATAAGATTAATGTTGATAACGAAAAAGAGCTTGCTGCGGCATTCGATGTTCAAAGTATTCCAACCATACTTTTTGTTCCGGTAAAAGGAAAGCCTCAGATGGCTATGGGTGCTTTACCAAGAGAAGAATTTGTAAAGCAAATAGACAGCTATCTATTAGGAAAATAA
- a CDS encoding cation diffusion facilitator family transporter, translating into MEDGLLKQKVQRWIVSLSIIILIGKFLAFYLTNSVGILTDAMESIVNVVAGLISLFSLYLSAKPKDKSHPFGHGKIELISASVEGILIMIAGGLIIYEAVKRLFEPALIDKLDIGIIIVALGGLMNYLMGWYSIRMGRKYDSIALVAGGKHLQSDTYSTIGLVLGLTLLYFTRISWIDSSLALIFGSIILITGVNILRKTVANLMDEADVLVLESMVKAISDHRKPDWIDVHNAKTIKYGSQLFVDCDLTLPWYYNITESHNACDELKALLTSEFSGRVLVSIHSDPCGEKHCIHCLQASCVYRKCPFEHEHILTLSELIQTDEDRNE; encoded by the coding sequence ATGGAAGATGGTTTATTAAAACAAAAAGTTCAGCGGTGGATTGTTTCCCTTTCTATAATCATATTGATAGGGAAATTTCTCGCTTTCTATCTGACAAATTCTGTGGGGATACTAACCGATGCCATGGAAAGTATTGTCAATGTAGTTGCCGGTCTGATTAGTCTCTTTAGTTTATATCTTTCTGCCAAACCAAAAGACAAGTCTCATCCTTTCGGACATGGGAAAATAGAACTTATATCAGCTTCTGTTGAAGGAATATTAATAATGATAGCCGGTGGTCTGATTATTTATGAAGCTGTAAAACGGCTTTTTGAGCCAGCCTTGATTGATAAACTTGATATTGGTATCATTATTGTTGCTCTTGGCGGATTGATGAACTATCTGATGGGGTGGTATAGCATTCGCATGGGACGGAAATACGATTCCATAGCTCTGGTTGCCGGCGGAAAGCACCTGCAATCTGATACCTATTCAACAATAGGACTTGTGTTAGGATTGACTCTTCTCTATTTTACAAGAATTAGTTGGATTGATAGCTCGCTGGCGCTTATATTTGGTTCAATTATTCTGATAACCGGAGTCAATATACTTCGAAAAACTGTGGCTAACCTAATGGATGAAGCGGATGTTCTGGTTCTGGAAAGTATGGTGAAAGCTATTTCAGATCATCGTAAACCCGATTGGATTGATGTTCACAATGCCAAAACCATTAAATATGGCAGTCAGCTTTTTGTTGACTGTGATTTAACGTTACCTTGGTACTACAATATAACTGAGAGTCACAACGCTTGTGATGAACTAAAGGCTCTACTAACAAGCGAATTTTCAGGACGGGTATTGGTATCCATTCACTCGGATCCTTGCGGTGAAAAGCATTGCATCCATTGTTTACAAGCAAGCTGTGTTTATCGAAAATGTCCGTTTGAACATGAACATATACTCACCTTGTCTGAGCTTATTCAAACAGATGAGGACAGAAACGAATAA
- a CDS encoding thiamine pyrophosphate-dependent enzyme has translation MSKNVSDQLVETLVSAGIKRIYAVTGDSLNYVNEAIQRNGKIKWIHVRNEETAAFAAGAEAQLTGLACCAGSSGPGHVHLINGLYDAHRSSAPVLAIASTIPTKEFGTDYFQETNIFKLFDDCSCYNQMAATPTQFPRMLQAALQHAVHKKGVAVIGLPGDITNLPAVVAETTTTLFRNKPVVRPSENELNQLAELLNSHPKITIYCGLGAAEAHNEVIQFAEKLNAPVAYSYKAKMAIQYDNPYEVGLTGLLGIPSAYQSMYECDLLILLGTDFPYTPFMPVHNKIVQIDIKPENLGRRAKLYLGLCGDVKDTLQALLPLVEDKEDITFLDKQLKFYKEVKKNLSYYVNDRGELNAIHPEYVASVVNELADKDTIFTVDTGMCCVWAARYIDGTGERKMLGSFNHGSMANAMPQAIGAALACPDKQVIAFCGDGGLSMMMGDLMTIVQYNLPVKIILFNNRSLGMVKLEMEVAGIPDVETDMLNPDFTKLAEAMGMYGITVNDPAGVRSALEKAFELSGPALIAIQTDPNALAMPPKMKFEQMKGFAFYMGKMMLSGRANEVFKIIKSNYKHLGS, from the coding sequence ATGAGTAAAAATGTATCTGATCAACTAGTGGAAACACTTGTTTCGGCAGGAATAAAACGAATTTACGCCGTTACTGGAGATAGTCTTAATTATGTAAATGAAGCTATACAACGTAACGGAAAAATTAAATGGATTCATGTTCGAAATGAGGAAACTGCTGCATTTGCAGCAGGTGCCGAAGCACAGCTAACAGGCTTGGCATGTTGTGCCGGAAGTAGTGGTCCGGGGCATGTTCATCTTATCAACGGTTTATATGATGCCCATCGTTCATCGGCTCCGGTATTGGCTATTGCTTCTACCATTCCTACCAAGGAATTTGGAACTGATTATTTTCAGGAAACAAACATTTTTAAACTGTTTGACGATTGCAGTTGCTATAACCAAATGGCTGCAACGCCTACACAGTTTCCCCGTATGTTACAAGCCGCTCTTCAGCACGCTGTACATAAAAAAGGTGTAGCTGTTATTGGATTGCCAGGCGATATAACCAACCTTCCGGCTGTTGTAGCCGAAACAACAACAACCCTTTTTAGAAATAAACCTGTTGTCAGGCCATCTGAAAATGAATTGAATCAACTTGCCGAATTATTGAACTCTCACCCTAAAATTACCATCTATTGTGGACTGGGTGCTGCAGAAGCGCATAATGAGGTAATTCAGTTTGCAGAGAAATTAAATGCACCGGTCGCTTATTCATATAAAGCAAAAATGGCTATACAGTATGATAATCCGTACGAAGTTGGACTTACCGGATTGTTGGGAATTCCGTCGGCCTACCAAAGTATGTACGAATGTGATTTGCTGATATTACTTGGAACAGATTTTCCGTATACACCTTTCATGCCTGTTCACAATAAAATTGTACAAATCGACATTAAACCCGAGAATCTTGGACGAAGAGCTAAGCTTTATCTTGGACTTTGTGGAGATGTAAAAGATACTTTGCAGGCTCTCTTACCCCTTGTCGAAGATAAAGAAGACATCACTTTTCTCGATAAACAATTAAAGTTTTACAAAGAGGTAAAAAAGAATTTATCGTATTATGTAAATGATCGTGGAGAACTCAATGCCATTCATCCTGAATACGTTGCTTCGGTAGTTAATGAGTTAGCCGACAAGGATACTATATTCACGGTCGACACCGGAATGTGTTGTGTTTGGGCTGCCCGTTACATTGATGGAACCGGCGAACGAAAGATGTTGGGTTCATTCAATCACGGATCTATGGCTAATGCCATGCCACAAGCCATTGGTGCAGCACTTGCCTGTCCCGACAAACAAGTGATTGCTTTCTGCGGTGATGGTGGTTTATCTATGATGATGGGCGATCTAATGACAATCGTACAATATAATCTTCCGGTGAAAATTATCCTTTTTAATAACCGTTCGTTAGGAATGGTGAAACTGGAAATGGAAGTAGCCGGAATACCTGATGTGGAAACAGATATGCTGAATCCAGATTTTACAAAACTGGCAGAAGCAATGGGGATGTATGGAATTACTGTAAATGACCCCGCTGGCGTAAGATCAGCATTAGAGAAAGCCTTTGAGCTAAGCGGTCCAGCATTAATTGCTATTCAGACCGATCCGAATGCCCTTGCTATGCCACCTAAAATGAAGTTTGAGCAAATGAAAGGTTTTGCTTTTTATATGGGAAAGATGATGTTAAGTGGTCGTGCAAATGAAGTCTTTAAAATAATCAAATCCAATTATAAACATTTGGGGAGCTAA